One window of Candidatus Poribacteria bacterium genomic DNA carries:
- a CDS encoding NEW3 domain-containing protein, whose amino-acid sequence MERWKEKRKDGSMDGWTDAWKNGWIEGSNTLSSFQTSNFPTSKLPSFQALTFLLVFIGAIGLSMPVQLSAQTEEPVPPNGESTRTRDEQDRHIKIEIERQKMESAKRLMTKKLIELEKLKAMMTEENNIVTVAEVNTAEEDYETAVSEYEQAKLTLQQVELESLQDEWHITVEKTRLYESEDGRERFSITLQNSSSPVKLVESSEVVGQDIIISAQIDDIFVTIREQESYGSSGAIITEPYERRIETLKEGESVTLDFELIKENIRDVVVELKYSGREEKKNIHLKQEDPYISVVSARRYKEGDRRRLEVVLTYGALSTETEEIDTTTEIETTAQEINNIYVSIKDDTAAIIGFPYEHRIPTLKDGEEKTLDFELRRNVDSVIISLTYLEQIIPYKIHLEEDTRHISILSAKKFRVDNQMMVTLQLKNTSTTEAMSINATPEEIAAANEIRSIYVSLLDVLDGTNIVKPYEEKIPVLGYNETVELTFQLQKDVESLQVSLNYPELAEPDTRLIYLQKESALDVVNVSSLRFSQEGNLGSSITYDLTLDRLAETENTFQLRVINLLNRLNFEFQDPETKSRQSQVKFTQEQSKRNLSLIVYLPEELDASYLDSTLEFHVAVLDETEANELGGVNNRLDLPADRIASIQGGVERFELIPKGVPEIEVFVPNAFQTIKIGEEVNMTATLKNIGTRDLVDIRMVVDVNTDWKYTVIPEVIGSLGRNEETEIQLTLSPPADIGVGEYQAKLNAEVTVDNRKFEARDRSITVQVESKTQMSVTTLLFGALILLMIAIVIVTIRISRR is encoded by the coding sequence ATGGAAAGATGGAAGGAAAAACGGAAAGATGGAAGCATGGATGGCTGGACGGATGCGTGGAAGAACGGATGGATAGAAGGGAGCAACACGCTTTCAAGCTTCCAAACTTCCAACTTTCCAACCTCCAAGCTTCCAAGCTTCCAAGCTTTAACGTTCTTGCTGGTTTTCATCGGCGCGATAGGGCTATCAATGCCCGTTCAACTATCAGCGCAGACGGAAGAGCCTGTCCCGCCTAATGGAGAAAGCACGAGAACCAGAGATGAACAGGATCGTCATATCAAGATAGAAATCGAGCGTCAGAAGATGGAATCAGCAAAAAGGCTGATGACAAAAAAGTTGATTGAGCTCGAAAAACTCAAGGCGATGATGACGGAGGAAAACAACATCGTCACCGTCGCCGAAGTAAATACCGCAGAGGAAGACTACGAAACAGCTGTCTCTGAATATGAACAGGCGAAGCTGACACTGCAACAGGTCGAACTTGAATCGCTACAAGATGAATGGCACATCACCGTTGAAAAGACCCGCCTCTATGAATCTGAGGATGGTAGAGAGCGATTCTCAATTACCCTGCAGAACAGTTCATCTCCTGTCAAACTTGTAGAAAGCTCCGAAGTCGTCGGGCAAGATATTATCATCAGTGCACAGATTGATGACATCTTCGTCACCATTAGAGAGCAGGAAAGTTATGGCTCAAGTGGGGCGATTATCACCGAACCCTATGAACGACGCATTGAGACACTCAAAGAGGGTGAATCTGTCACTTTGGACTTTGAACTCATCAAAGAGAACATACGAGATGTCGTCGTAGAGTTGAAGTATTCGGGTCGTGAGGAAAAGAAAAATATCCACCTCAAACAGGAGGATCCGTATATCTCTGTCGTGTCCGCGAGGCGTTATAAAGAGGGTGACCGCCGACGGTTGGAAGTCGTCCTCACGTACGGTGCGTTAAGTACCGAAACAGAGGAAATAGACACCACCACGGAAATAGAGACCACAGCACAAGAAATTAATAACATCTACGTCTCTATCAAAGACGACACCGCTGCTATCATCGGTTTCCCTTATGAACACCGTATTCCGACACTGAAAGACGGTGAAGAGAAAACCCTCGATTTTGAACTACGGCGGAATGTGGACAGCGTCATTATTAGTCTCACATACCTTGAACAAATAATCCCGTATAAAATCCATCTTGAGGAGGACACGCGCCATATCTCTATCCTGAGTGCGAAGAAGTTTCGCGTCGACAACCAGATGATGGTAACGCTTCAACTAAAGAATACATCTACAACTGAAGCGATGTCGATCAATGCGACCCCTGAAGAGATTGCAGCAGCGAATGAGATTCGCTCGATTTATGTCTCCTTACTCGATGTCCTCGATGGCACGAACATCGTTAAACCGTATGAAGAGAAGATCCCAGTCCTCGGCTACAACGAAACCGTGGAATTGACCTTCCAACTCCAGAAAGACGTCGAGAGTCTACAGGTATCGTTAAATTATCCCGAACTTGCCGAACCTGATACACGACTGATCTACCTGCAAAAAGAATCTGCGCTGGATGTCGTCAATGTCAGTTCGCTCCGATTTTCGCAGGAAGGCAACTTGGGGAGCAGCATCACTTATGATTTGACGCTCGACCGGTTGGCGGAAACCGAAAATACATTCCAGTTGCGTGTCATTAACCTACTCAACCGCCTTAACTTTGAATTCCAGGATCCGGAGACGAAATCTCGGCAGTCCCAGGTGAAATTTACGCAGGAGCAGTCGAAACGGAATCTGTCGTTGATTGTCTACCTACCAGAAGAATTGGATGCCTCCTATCTTGACAGTACCCTTGAGTTCCACGTCGCTGTGCTTGACGAAACGGAAGCCAACGAACTCGGTGGTGTCAACAATCGGTTGGACCTACCCGCTGATAGGATTGCGAGTATACAAGGCGGTGTCGAGCGATTTGAATTGATTCCAAAGGGTGTGCCGGAGATTGAGGTGTTCGTGCCGAATGCGTTCCAGACGATTAAAATCGGCGAAGAGGTCAACATGACAGCGACGCTAAAAAATATCGGTACCCGTGATTTGGTTGACATCCGCATGGTTGTTGATGTCAACACGGATTGGAAATACACCGTTATCCCAGAAGTCATCGGTTCACTCGGACGGAACGAGGAGACGGAAATACAACTGACGCTGAGTCCACCTGCGGATATCGGGGTCGGTGAATATCAAGCGAAGTTGAACGCAGAAGTCACCGTTGATAACCGTAAGTTTGAGGCACGCGACCGATCAATTACGGTGCAAGTCGAGTCAAAGACGCAAATGTCGGTGACAACACTGCTGTTTGGGGCATTGATACTCCTTATGATTGCGATCGTTATCGTCACAATCCGCATCAGCCGACGTTAA
- a CDS encoding ABC transporter permease subunit, whose translation MILHIAKKEIHHNLTTLRFALMIILLPLLMIANALIYGYGDDGYITRVNAYNKQIEKKLSHVETYAAQGLGELAVIGPGDMPKRPSPLKFSANGADEVIPRYVIMQEYGYASRSDRSGEFEAYAWKGPWTLRYPLNSFDEGSATRGIKIDWVFIGVLMSFFAILFTFDAVAGERSSGTLSLMMSNTVSRSQVLLGKSVGAFLTLMVPLVIGILMNLLLIQLSGSLSFDSGTSLRILGMIGLFGLLISAFIFVGLFFSSRVSNAITSLVWLLLTWVFLAFVFPNLLGIFVGNLNPIPSVDEVSLRRDAQLKQISEQFQPWGAYGPWDVSGEPSSKLNEAPSTENPSATRQWATYFTTQKGIETKSLDEHIDKQFRQVQLARDLTQISPIATFQYAMEGLANTGIVSYMNFVKQARRYRQTFIDFIKTEDRSDPESLHIYPVKEGLSQKPVDPDAVPVFEEQIFYRSVLSQVGLLVLFNLLFFIVAQVSFLMSEIK comes from the coding sequence ATGATTTTACACATTGCGAAGAAAGAGATTCATCACAATCTCACAACGCTCCGGTTCGCTTTGATGATAATTCTGCTACCCCTTCTGATGATAGCAAACGCGTTGATATACGGTTATGGTGATGATGGATACATAACACGGGTCAATGCTTACAATAAGCAAATAGAAAAAAAGTTATCTCATGTTGAAACGTATGCCGCCCAGGGTTTAGGGGAATTGGCGGTGATAGGCCCCGGGGATATGCCGAAACGTCCGAGTCCTCTGAAATTCTCCGCCAATGGGGCTGATGAAGTGATACCGCGTTATGTCATCATGCAGGAGTACGGATATGCCAGTCGCAGTGATAGGTCTGGTGAGTTTGAAGCTTATGCATGGAAGGGACCCTGGACGTTAAGGTATCCGTTGAATAGTTTTGATGAAGGAAGTGCAACCCGCGGTATCAAAATTGACTGGGTTTTCATCGGTGTGCTGATGAGTTTTTTCGCCATCTTGTTCACTTTCGATGCCGTCGCTGGGGAACGATCGAGCGGCACACTCAGTTTGATGATGTCCAACACGGTCTCGCGCAGCCAAGTGTTGTTGGGAAAATCCGTCGGCGCATTTCTGACGCTCATGGTGCCACTCGTAATTGGCATCCTGATGAATCTACTACTTATCCAACTTTCTGGGAGTCTTTCCTTTGATTCGGGAACCTCTCTCAGAATTCTGGGTATGATAGGACTTTTTGGGTTGCTCATTTCTGCTTTTATTTTCGTCGGCTTGTTTTTTTCAAGTCGCGTCTCAAACGCCATTACAAGCTTGGTATGGCTCTTACTCACTTGGGTTTTCCTTGCGTTTGTCTTTCCGAATCTACTCGGGATTTTTGTCGGCAACCTGAATCCAATTCCATCGGTTGACGAAGTCTCATTGCGAAGAGATGCACAATTGAAGCAAATTAGTGAACAATTTCAGCCTTGGGGTGCGTACGGGCCTTGGGACGTGTCCGGCGAACCATCGAGTAAGTTGAACGAAGCACCCTCCACCGAAAATCCATCAGCGACGCGACAGTGGGCAACATATTTTACAACGCAGAAGGGAATAGAAACAAAAAGTCTTGATGAACATATTGATAAGCAGTTTAGACAGGTGCAGCTCGCCCGCGACCTTACCCAAATCTCACCAATAGCGACTTTCCAGTATGCGATGGAAGGACTTGCAAATACGGGTATCGTGAGTTATATGAATTTTGTGAAACAGGCGCGCCGTTATCGGCAGACGTTCATAGACTTCATCAAAACCGAAGATCGGAGTGATCCAGAGAGTCTCCATATCTATCCTGTGAAGGAGGGATTGTCGCAGAAACCTGTGGATCCGGACGCTGTGCCGGTTTTTGAGGAGCAGATTTTTTATCGGAGTGTGTTATCGCAGGTCGGGTTGTTGGTGCTGTTTAATCTGCTGTTCTTTATTGTCGCGCAGGTCTCTTTTTTGATGAGCGAGATTAAGTGA
- a CDS encoding TolC family protein, whose amino-acid sequence MIKKIRINKRLMALAVWLLFSIVGVVSAQQLISLQPARAIELALQNNETVRKAEKVVERAKANLRVSKAIYLPQVGVTSEYQRQKNGDIDERDYLTRAQMSMLLAQFGEIPEALDIAQEEVRKAEIDHERAKKESVHAVRNLWHNIILTQEEIKQRRTIEIELDEKLAGTISKHEEKRIRYLSRLNTELELSEQRLALNELQRRLDVDTAELIRLTGLDPLAQVVLSQSLPDDDITLDDAVELALVNSLDLRDLRGDIIRQERLAAETLWNRFPELSAEARYKDLHLLLEQHQQNRTWDAKALYDPVIFDRERDVPSIFETNPRTQDGWEVRFNLNIPLYDGKKTANLRSVELAELERLQLEHTEKTKLIRVAVRRDYRAVANAKERMEIEETRLSIREQQLRTIERVLDEVTFDIPIPGYQGLTFTDAFQAQAQFTEAQRVFYQTRRDYAEAKEKLRETMQWIQ is encoded by the coding sequence ATGATTAAAAAAATTAGAATAAACAAAAGGTTGATGGCACTTGCAGTCTGGCTTCTTTTCTCTATCGTCGGTGTTGTCTCAGCACAACAACTGATCTCGCTCCAGCCAGCACGCGCAATAGAACTCGCTTTACAGAACAACGAGACGGTGAGAAAAGCAGAAAAGGTCGTAGAACGTGCCAAGGCGAACCTCCGTGTGTCCAAAGCCATTTACCTACCCCAGGTAGGTGTCACCAGCGAATATCAACGTCAAAAAAATGGCGATATCGATGAAAGAGACTATCTCACCCGGGCACAGATGAGTATGCTTCTCGCCCAATTCGGTGAAATTCCTGAAGCACTCGATATTGCACAAGAAGAGGTACGTAAAGCAGAGATTGACCACGAACGCGCAAAAAAGGAGAGCGTCCACGCTGTTCGGAATCTCTGGCACAATATCATCTTAACACAGGAAGAAATTAAACAACGCCGTACGATTGAGATTGAACTGGATGAAAAATTAGCAGGCACGATAAGCAAGCATGAAGAAAAACGAATCCGCTACCTGAGTCGTCTCAATACGGAACTTGAACTCTCGGAACAGCGGCTCGCGCTTAACGAACTTCAGCGACGGCTCGATGTAGATACCGCTGAACTCATTAGACTCACTGGACTCGACCCACTCGCACAGGTCGTGCTTTCACAATCCCTCCCTGATGATGATATAACATTGGATGACGCTGTTGAACTCGCACTTGTAAACAGCCTTGATTTGCGCGACTTACGTGGTGATATTATCCGACAAGAACGCCTCGCTGCAGAGACACTATGGAACCGGTTCCCCGAACTCTCGGCTGAAGCCCGCTACAAAGATCTCCATCTGCTGTTGGAACAACACCAACAGAACCGAACCTGGGACGCAAAGGCACTCTACGATCCGGTGATATTTGATCGGGAACGAGATGTGCCCAGCATTTTTGAGACGAACCCTCGTACACAAGATGGATGGGAGGTCCGCTTCAACCTCAATATCCCGCTATATGATGGCAAAAAGACCGCCAACCTTCGCTCTGTAGAACTCGCGGAACTGGAACGACTCCAGCTGGAACACACTGAAAAAACGAAATTGATTCGGGTCGCTGTGAGACGGGACTACCGCGCCGTGGCGAATGCGAAAGAACGGATGGAGATCGAGGAGACACGATTGAGTATCCGTGAACAACAACTGCGGACAATAGAGCGCGTGCTTGATGAAGTCACGTTTGATATACCTATACCGGGCTATCAAGGTCTGACCTTCACCGACGCGTTTCAAGCACAGGCACAATTTACAGAGGCACAACGCGTCTTTTATCAAACACGCCGAGACTACGCGGAGGCGAAGGAAAAACTCCGAGAAACAATGCAATGGATCCAATAA
- a CDS encoding sigma-70 family RNA polymerase sigma factor, translating to MKSASTIHAEPNHFDEQELVTRVLNGDADAFNPLVRKYQQKIYRLIYRQVHDRETAKDLCQETFLKAWQALPKFKGQSVFYTWLYKIAVNCSIDFLRKRKQKKQIIFACESLPQNADDVLPMIQMQPSPCQILEKEELGHTIRRAVQQLPPRQRQVFCLRYFHELPIKQIALHMNKSESTVKTTLHHARKKLQNMLRPYLQNEPLEHHIR from the coding sequence ATGAAAAGTGCTTCAACAATACACGCTGAACCCAACCATTTTGATGAGCAGGAACTTGTCACGCGTGTTCTGAATGGTGATGCTGATGCGTTTAACCCACTTGTGCGCAAATATCAGCAGAAAATCTATCGTCTGATTTACCGTCAGGTTCATGATCGTGAGACAGCGAAAGACCTCTGCCAAGAGACATTCCTCAAGGCATGGCAAGCACTGCCAAAATTTAAGGGACAATCTGTGTTCTATACTTGGCTCTACAAAATTGCTGTCAATTGCAGTATTGACTTCCTCCGCAAGCGGAAACAAAAGAAACAGATCATTTTCGCCTGCGAATCATTACCCCAAAACGCAGACGATGTCCTTCCGATGATTCAGATGCAGCCATCGCCTTGTCAAATCCTTGAGAAGGAGGAACTTGGGCACACTATCCGTAGGGCAGTGCAGCAATTGCCACCTCGCCAACGTCAAGTGTTTTGTTTGCGGTACTTTCATGAACTCCCGATAAAGCAAATTGCCTTACACATGAACAAGTCGGAGAGCACTGTTAAAACGACCCTGCATCATGCCCGAAAAAAACTTCAAAATATGCTGCGCCCCTACCTCCAAAACGAACCGCTTGAGCACCATATCCGGTAG
- a CDS encoding ABC transporter permease subunit: MIGHIVKREFFDHLNSLRFALTTLILAALMVTNAVVHLQSHPDKVRRYSENITADQNKLQSRTELYELLKEGPGTLYKQPSALTFIADGGDAFLPNRGTTNWGSWSRTTGSSGKVRSIWSLDYPTANPNARNLRPKATKIDWVFIITYLLSFIPLLFTFDALSGERERGTLRLCLANPISRPALLVGKFLGTLITVLIPFVFAVLLNLAVISLDSWTQLGAADWGRLGMIMLIASGYTSIFIAVGLMVSASTRDSRVSLVVLLIVWVALVVFMPSTLGTLATKWMSPVQTAHQRKMARSSALEQINEDFDERMRNKREAQSPAASLLNELEELWKTSPEEAEKLAKENEAELRLAVAQLASQKAGPEELRIRAELINRDVEVRERLNREHLSAQLAQVQRARMVTRFSPAAIVQYALQSMTGTGLNRHLQFLKGVDIHIKQFRDFITETDRADTESLHIIGVPEGMSKKPISPQALPRFEDKITFSDTFNAAIVDMLLLVLLLGVFLSGAFLVFIRSDV, encoded by the coding sequence ATGATCGGACATATTGTTAAAAGAGAATTCTTTGACCATCTCAACAGTCTCCGCTTCGCCTTAACCACGCTTATTCTGGCAGCACTCATGGTAACGAACGCTGTGGTGCATCTTCAGAGCCATCCAGACAAAGTCCGAAGGTACTCTGAGAACATTACCGCCGACCAAAACAAATTGCAGTCCCGGACAGAACTCTATGAACTCCTGAAAGAGGGGCCCGGTACACTTTACAAACAGCCATCCGCACTGACTTTCATTGCAGACGGTGGGGATGCCTTTCTACCGAATCGCGGAACGACAAATTGGGGGTCTTGGAGTAGAACTACAGGATCCAGCGGAAAGGTAAGGAGTATCTGGTCGCTGGACTATCCAACTGCCAATCCGAATGCGCGGAACCTTCGTCCCAAAGCAACCAAGATAGACTGGGTATTCATTATCACCTATCTGCTCTCTTTCATCCCGCTTTTGTTTACGTTTGATGCCCTCTCCGGCGAAAGAGAAAGGGGAACGCTTCGGTTGTGTCTCGCGAACCCAATTTCTCGCCCCGCGTTGTTAGTCGGAAAATTTTTAGGGACTCTAATAACCGTTCTCATTCCTTTCGTCTTTGCAGTTCTGCTGAATCTGGCAGTGATTTCTTTAGATAGTTGGACACAGCTCGGGGCAGCGGACTGGGGACGTTTGGGAATGATTATGCTGATCGCTTCAGGCTATACCAGCATCTTCATCGCAGTAGGGTTGATGGTCTCCGCCAGCACGCGGGATAGCCGAGTCAGTCTCGTTGTGCTATTGATTGTTTGGGTGGCACTCGTCGTCTTTATGCCTTCTACCCTCGGCACGCTTGCCACAAAATGGATGTCCCCTGTCCAGACCGCTCACCAACGGAAAATGGCAAGAAGTAGCGCGCTTGAGCAGATTAACGAAGATTTTGACGAGCGAATGAGGAACAAACGAGAGGCACAGTCACCTGCAGCCAGTCTTCTCAATGAACTCGAGGAACTTTGGAAAACCTCGCCTGAAGAGGCAGAAAAATTAGCGAAGGAGAACGAGGCAGAACTCAGATTAGCGGTGGCGCAATTGGCATCCCAAAAGGCAGGTCCGGAGGAATTGCGCATCAGGGCTGAGCTCATCAACAGAGATGTTGAGGTTCGGGAACGGCTGAACCGCGAGCATTTAAGCGCACAACTCGCGCAGGTCCAGCGTGCAAGGATGGTAACCCGATTCTCACCGGCAGCGATTGTCCAATACGCCCTTCAATCAATGACCGGCACAGGGTTGAACCGGCATTTGCAATTCCTCAAAGGTGTGGATATTCATATCAAACAGTTCCGAGACTTCATCACTGAAACCGATCGCGCCGATACAGAAAGCCTCCATATCATCGGAGTCCCCGAGGGAATGTCTAAAAAACCGATTTCACCACAGGCACTTCCAAGATTTGAGGATAAGATCACTTTTAGTGATACGTTCAATGCAGCGATAGTGGATATGCTACTCCTCGTTTTATTGCTCGGTGTGTTTCTTTCAGGTGCCTTCCTCGTCTTCATCCGTTCAGATGTGTGA
- a CDS encoding ABC transporter ATP-binding protein, translating into MLETRDLTKVYNESVLAVNELNLKVDDGEIYVVLGANGAGKSTTISMLLNFIEPTSGTALIGDIEIPKFPLEAKKHLAYVSENVELYRNFTARQNLSFFAKLGGRKKVSNEELDATLGRVGLPEEAFTRRVKTFSKGMRQRLGIAIAIMKNAQAVLLDEPTSGLDPKGGADFLNLLRELKEEGKAIFMSTHDIFRAKEIADRIGILVQGNLERELTREEIQEEDLEALYLHYVAGYEPAEDATE; encoded by the coding sequence ATGTTAGAAACTCGTGACCTCACGAAAGTTTACAACGAAAGCGTGTTAGCCGTCAACGAATTGAATTTGAAAGTAGACGACGGCGAAATCTATGTCGTCCTCGGCGCGAACGGTGCTGGAAAAAGCACGACCATCTCTATGCTGCTGAACTTCATCGAACCGACGAGCGGTACTGCCCTGATCGGTGACATTGAGATCCCCAAGTTTCCACTCGAAGCAAAGAAGCATCTCGCCTACGTCTCCGAGAACGTGGAACTCTATCGCAACTTTACAGCACGACAAAACCTCTCTTTTTTTGCGAAACTCGGCGGACGGAAGAAGGTATCAAATGAAGAACTCGATGCGACCCTTGGACGCGTCGGTTTACCCGAGGAAGCCTTTACACGGCGCGTCAAGACCTTCTCCAAAGGGATGCGCCAACGCCTGGGCATTGCGATTGCGATTATGAAGAACGCACAAGCCGTCCTACTCGACGAACCGACTTCCGGACTCGATCCGAAGGGCGGTGCCGATTTTCTGAATCTGCTCCGTGAACTAAAAGAGGAAGGCAAAGCCATTTTCATGTCCACGCACGACATCTTTCGAGCGAAAGAGATCGCCGACAGGATTGGCATTCTCGTGCAGGGCAACCTTGAACGAGAATTGACGCGTGAGGAGATTCAAGAAGAGGACCTCGAGGCACTGTATCTGCATTATGTTGCCGGATACGAACCTGCGGAAGACGCGACCGAGTAA
- a CDS encoding ABC transporter permease, translating to MAMLWLIIQREFVSNVLTSRFMIGFIVCVLSTAVAVFVQVDDHEKRLVGYNTAVRESQAEVQNWKLYTDISAKVHRKPNPLGIFNIGMETSGVNTVVVEPDKPIWTRDSRSPGWGETTQKMGADNPFLAMFLSVDVVFIFKIVLSALAILFAYNTISGEREDGTLKLVLSNSVPRDTVVLGKYLGGMLSLFPIVVVSLIVALLMAISSPDVAFDGNDIAHVILIFAVSLLYVSTWYLLGLLLSVWTKEATTTLILSMFLWVILTSVHANVATFAVTKFSPHKPDSEEKVFQQTIQLWKDFRKERDDYLKKRGYDSPTKTVSWHRDEKGRSGGSAGTSSTSAEWFVTESYRIGNMKYADVSVLQEFLSYQEPLRIAYTDRAEEILRKAADDRERNAKFADFLSRISFADVYRFAVGAIAGTDRESYNDFLESSRTHKREVVEYLKDKKAFSSRAWFSDDQGAADLTDLPVYRHQRFSLSESFSRASVDILILLAWNIILFMLAYVSFLRYEMS from the coding sequence ATGGCTATGCTTTGGTTGATTATCCAACGAGAATTCGTTTCAAATGTGTTAACATCCCGATTTATGATTGGGTTTATCGTGTGTGTGCTTTCAACGGCTGTCGCGGTTTTCGTCCAGGTGGATGATCACGAAAAGCGTTTGGTGGGATATAACACGGCTGTCCGGGAATCTCAGGCGGAGGTGCAGAATTGGAAACTCTACACGGATATTAGCGCGAAGGTGCACAGAAAACCGAATCCGCTCGGCATTTTTAACATCGGGATGGAAACCTCTGGTGTAAATACGGTCGTTGTTGAGCCTGACAAACCGATTTGGACACGGGATAGCCGTTCCCCCGGTTGGGGCGAAACGACTCAGAAAATGGGAGCAGACAACCCTTTTCTCGCAATGTTTCTCTCCGTTGATGTGGTTTTCATCTTCAAGATCGTACTCAGTGCGTTAGCGATTCTGTTTGCTTACAACACAATTTCGGGCGAAAGAGAGGATGGCACACTGAAACTCGTGTTATCCAATTCGGTACCGAGGGATACGGTCGTTTTGGGGAAATACCTCGGTGGTATGTTGTCGCTGTTCCCTATTGTTGTGGTGAGTTTGATTGTGGCACTGTTAATGGCAATCTCTTCACCTGATGTCGCCTTTGATGGAAACGATATTGCACACGTTATCCTGATATTCGCTGTTTCGCTGTTGTACGTGTCAACGTGGTATCTTTTAGGACTGCTCTTATCTGTTTGGACGAAGGAAGCAACAACGACATTAATTCTTTCGATGTTTCTCTGGGTGATCCTGACGAGTGTTCATGCGAACGTGGCGACATTTGCGGTGACGAAATTTTCGCCACATAAACCGGACTCGGAGGAAAAAGTTTTTCAACAGACGATTCAACTCTGGAAGGATTTCAGAAAAGAACGCGACGATTACCTGAAAAAAAGGGGGTACGATAGTCCAACGAAGACGGTCTCTTGGCACCGCGATGAAAAAGGTAGAAGTGGTGGGTCTGCTGGTACTTCCTCTACCTCTGCGGAATGGTTTGTTACAGAGAGTTATCGCATTGGAAATATGAAGTACGCCGACGTTTCTGTTCTCCAGGAATTTTTAAGTTATCAGGAACCACTTCGGATTGCGTATACGGATAGGGCGGAAGAAATTCTCAGAAAAGCTGCGGACGACCGAGAGCGGAACGCAAAGTTCGCAGATTTTCTCTCCCGTATTTCCTTCGCAGATGTGTACCGCTTTGCTGTTGGGGCAATAGCAGGGACCGACCGGGAGAGTTATAATGACTTTCTTGAGAGTTCCAGGACCCATAAGCGTGAGGTTGTTGAGTATTTGAAAGATAAAAAGGCATTTTCTTCGCGAGCGTGGTTTTCGGATGACCAGGGTGCTGCGGATTTGACGGATCTGCCGGTTTATCGACATCAGCGGTTCTCCCTCTCCGAAAGTTTCTCACGCGCTTCTGTGGATATTCTGATCTTGTTAGCATGGAATATCATTCTGTTTATGTTGGCTTATGTGTCTTTTCTGAGATATGAGATGAGTTGA